The Helianthus annuus cultivar XRQ/B chromosome 16, HanXRQr2.0-SUNRISE, whole genome shotgun sequence genome includes a window with the following:
- the LOC110916785 gene encoding basic blue protein-like, with translation MAISGEPSVAEICLVVVCEVAQAATYVVGDDNGWTFNVNGWEKGKNFNAGEVLVFKYAKGSHNVVALDEGGYCGWDVSPYDAKVYTSGNDQITLVKGSNSFICSLSDHCNSGMRLLISAS, from the exons ATGGCGATTTCAGGAG AACCTTCAGTCGCCGAAATTTGTCTAGTAGTGGTATGCGAGGTAGCTCAGGCAGCTACTTATGTTGTCGGCGATGACAATGGCTGGACGTTTAACGTCAATGGCTGGGAAAAAGGCAAGAATTTCAACGCAGGCGAAGTCCTTG TGTTTAAGTACGCAAAAGGATCACATAATGTGGTGGCTTTGGACGAGGGAGGCTATTGTGGATGGGATGTATCCCCATACGATGCAAAGGTGTACACAAGtggaaatgaccaaattacccttgtgAAGGGTTCTAACAGCTTCATTTGCAGTTTATCTGATCACTGTAATAGTGGCATGAGGCTTTTAATCTCTGCATCTTAA